In the Syntrophorhabdaceae bacterium genome, one interval contains:
- a CDS encoding ammonium transporter, whose translation MKRLTALLLVLLCIGCAGILSAEERSAPQIPAVQAGAAAPAPQATAPAPAALKIDSGDTAWVLICSALVMLMTPGLAFFYGGMVGRKNVLGILMQCMILLCIVSVQWVLYGYSLAFGPEKGFWGGFAWAGLSGVGLEPYKDYAATIPHQAFMIFQAMFAIITPALIIGAFAERMKFSAFVVIMILWATFVYDPVCHWVWGVGGWLREMGALDFAGGTVVHINAGIAALMTAIFIKKRKGSNHKAILPHNLPFTVLGTALLWFGWFGFNAGSALAANGLSVNAFVVTNTAAAAAGLTWAIIDWIFNEKPTMLGTATGAVAGLVAITPAAGYVSALSALMIGALVSIFCFFAVAWIKPKFGYDDALDVFGVHCVGGIWGALATGLFASKAINPDGANGLFFGNPKQFVVQLVAVLVTVAYSFVVSYLIYKVVDMVMKVRVTEKDETLGLDLSQHHENAYTVLE comes from the coding sequence ATGAAACGACTTACTGCTCTTCTCTTGGTTCTTTTGTGTATCGGATGTGCGGGGATTCTCAGTGCGGAAGAACGGTCGGCGCCCCAGATCCCGGCGGTACAGGCAGGGGCAGCGGCTCCCGCGCCCCAGGCAACAGCGCCCGCTCCGGCGGCGCTGAAAATCGACTCGGGCGACACGGCATGGGTGCTCATATGCTCCGCCCTCGTCATGCTCATGACCCCGGGTCTCGCATTCTTTTACGGAGGAATGGTGGGTCGAAAGAATGTACTCGGTATCCTCATGCAGTGTATGATCCTCCTCTGTATCGTGAGCGTCCAGTGGGTACTCTATGGCTATAGCCTCGCCTTCGGCCCTGAAAAGGGTTTCTGGGGAGGTTTTGCCTGGGCCGGGCTCTCGGGGGTGGGGCTCGAGCCGTATAAGGATTATGCGGCCACTATCCCTCACCAGGCATTCATGATCTTTCAGGCCATGTTCGCCATAATCACCCCTGCCCTTATCATCGGCGCCTTTGCCGAGAGAATGAAGTTCTCCGCCTTCGTGGTCATCATGATCCTCTGGGCCACCTTCGTCTATGACCCTGTCTGCCATTGGGTCTGGGGCGTGGGAGGCTGGCTCAGGGAGATGGGCGCCCTCGACTTTGCAGGCGGCACGGTAGTCCATATCAACGCAGGTATCGCGGCCCTCATGACCGCCATCTTCATCAAAAAAAGGAAAGGCTCGAACCACAAGGCGATTTTGCCCCATAACCTCCCCTTTACCGTCCTCGGCACCGCGCTACTCTGGTTCGGCTGGTTCGGCTTTAACGCGGGAAGCGCCCTGGCGGCCAACGGACTCTCGGTAAACGCATTCGTCGTCACCAATACGGCGGCAGCGGCAGCAGGCCTCACATGGGCGATTATAGACTGGATCTTCAATGAAAAGCCTACCATGCTCGGCACTGCTACCGGCGCGGTGGCGGGTCTTGTGGCGATCACTCCCGCGGCAGGATACGTGAGCGCCCTTTCGGCACTCATGATCGGCGCACTGGTGAGCATCTTCTGTTTCTTCGCCGTAGCCTGGATCAAACCGAAATTCGGGTACGACGACGCCCTCGACGTCTTCGGCGTCCACTGCGTGGGCGGGATATGGGGAGCCCTCGCCACGGGACTCTTTGCCTCCAAGGCCATAAACCCGGATGGAGCGAACGGCCTCTTCTTCGGTAACCCGAAGCAATTCGTGGTCCAGCTCGTGGCGGTCCTCGTGACCGTGGCATACAGCTTCGTCGTGAGCTACCTCATTTATAAAGTAGTCGACATGGTCATGAAAGTGAGGGTAACGGAAAAAGACGAAACCCTGGGCCTCGACCTGAGCCAGCACCACGAGAATGCGTATACGGTGTTGGAGTAA
- a CDS encoding P-II family nitrogen regulator — translation MKLIIAIIKPDRLEAVKQELYKADINLITVNEVLGHGRQMGVTEVYRGAREMGNLLRKIRLEIAVNDNFLEPTIAAIVKGAQTGEVGDGKIFVLDLADCVRIRTQERGGKAIG, via the coding sequence ATGAAACTTATCATAGCCATTATAAAACCGGATAGGCTGGAAGCGGTAAAACAGGAATTATACAAGGCTGATATAAACCTCATCACCGTAAACGAAGTACTCGGCCACGGCAGGCAGATGGGGGTGACCGAAGTCTACAGGGGCGCCCGGGAAATGGGCAACCTCCTCAGGAAGATCCGTCTCGAAATTGCCGTGAACGACAACTTCCTGGAGCCCACGATCGCGGCCATCGTAAAAGGAGCCCAAACCGGAGAGGTAGGAGACGGCAAAATCTTCGTCCTCGACCTCGCCGACTGCGTCCGAATCCGAACCCAGGAGCGGGGAGGAAAGGCGATAGGATGA
- a CDS encoding ammonium transporter, whose protein sequence is MRKVVFVLVLVMGLLIAGVSLAQNSEVVPPMQTVAAGAASSPIDTGDTAWMLVSIALVMLMTPGLAFFYGGMVRRKNVLGVLMQCFIALGLITAQWILFGYSLSFAPAKGFWGGLQWMGLSGVGSMPFKEYAPTIPHEAFMMFQAMFAIITPALIIGAFAERMRFAAFVIFSILWATFIYDPICHWMWGVGGWLREMGALDFAGGTVVHINAGMAALVAALVIGKRDGYMNRPVPPHNLPFTVLGTALLWFGWFGFNAGSALGANGLAVHTLVVTHTAAAIAGITWACLEWVFNEKPTIFGTVTGSIAGLATITPASGFVTIAAAALIGFAASVVCYVCVALVKPKFGYDDSLDAFGVHGVGGILGTLAVGIFASKAVNPAGADGLLYGNPKQLLIQLIAVAVTMGYSFIGSYIILKVIDLFLKVRVGERDEIIGLDLTQHHENAYTVLE, encoded by the coding sequence GTGAGGAAGGTCGTATTTGTGTTGGTGCTGGTGATGGGTCTCCTGATCGCAGGGGTCTCGCTCGCTCAGAATTCGGAAGTAGTGCCCCCTATGCAGACAGTGGCGGCGGGTGCGGCGTCATCCCCTATCGATACGGGGGATACTGCCTGGATGCTCGTATCCATAGCTCTGGTGATGCTCATGACGCCTGGGCTCGCATTTTTTTATGGGGGTATGGTGCGGCGCAAGAACGTGCTCGGGGTCCTGATGCAATGCTTTATTGCCCTGGGCCTGATTACGGCGCAGTGGATCCTCTTCGGGTACAGTCTCTCCTTTGCGCCCGCGAAAGGTTTCTGGGGCGGCCTTCAGTGGATGGGTCTGAGCGGGGTCGGCTCCATGCCGTTTAAAGAGTATGCCCCCACCATTCCCCACGAAGCCTTCATGATGTTTCAGGCCATGTTTGCCATAATCACACCGGCCCTTATCATCGGCGCCTTTGCGGAGAGGATGAGGTTCGCGGCCTTCGTGATCTTCAGCATCCTCTGGGCGACCTTTATCTACGACCCAATCTGCCATTGGATGTGGGGCGTGGGGGGATGGCTCAGGGAGATGGGCGCCCTCGATTTCGCGGGTGGAACGGTGGTGCATATCAACGCGGGCATGGCGGCCCTGGTGGCTGCCCTCGTAATAGGAAAACGGGACGGGTATATGAACAGACCGGTCCCGCCCCATAACCTGCCCTTTACCGTCCTCGGCACCGCGCTCCTCTGGTTCGGCTGGTTCGGGTTCAACGCGGGAAGCGCCCTCGGCGCGAACGGGCTTGCGGTCCACACCCTTGTCGTGACCCACACGGCCGCGGCAATCGCGGGGATCACCTGGGCATGCCTCGAATGGGTATTCAACGAAAAGCCGACCATATTCGGCACGGTCACCGGATCGATCGCGGGACTCGCCACCATTACACCCGCATCGGGATTCGTGACAATCGCCGCGGCGGCGCTTATCGGATTCGCCGCGAGCGTGGTCTGTTATGTCTGCGTGGCCCTCGTAAAGCCGAAGTTCGGATATGACGATTCTCTTGACGCCTTCGGCGTCCATGGAGTAGGCGGCATCCTCGGCACTCTCGCGGTAGGCATTTTCGCCTCGAAAGCGGTCAACCCCGCGGGAGCGGACGGGCTGCTCTACGGAAACCCGAAGCAGCTTCTCATCCAGCTCATAGCCGTGGCAGTGACCATGGGATACAGTTTTATCGGAAGTTACATTATACTTAAAGTAATCGACCTGTTCTTAAAGGTAAGAGTGGGCGAGAGAGACGAAATAATAGGCCTCGACCTCACCCAGCACCATGAGAATGCCTATACAGTGCTCGAGTAA
- a CDS encoding P-II family nitrogen regulator, translating to MKLIIAIIKPDRLEAVKQELYKRDINLMTVSEVLGHGRQMGVTEIYRGAREMGNLLRKIRLEIAVNEDYMETTIEAIVKGAQTGEVGDGKIFVLELAECVRIRTEERGRKAIG from the coding sequence ATGAAACTGATCATTGCCATAATAAAACCGGACAGGCTTGAAGCGGTAAAACAGGAGCTTTATAAGCGGGATATAAACCTCATGACCGTGAGCGAGGTTCTGGGTCATGGTCGGCAGATGGGTGTGACTGAAATTTACAGAGGGGCAAGGGAGATGGGGAACCTCCTCCGGAAAATCCGTCTCGAGATCGCGGTAAACGAGGATTACATGGAGACTACCATCGAAGCGATTGTAAAAGGCGCACAAACGGGCGAAGTGGGAGACGGCAAGATATTCGTCCTCGAACTCGCCGAATGCGTCCGGATCCGAACGGAAGAAAGGGGTCGGAAGGCAATCGGGTAG